The genomic region gattggtagtgattatgtgaatGTATGATAGggggaggatttgtagaagatgcattttgatacagctgttgagaccgtctgattgttgtgctttccaggtaggatttcctactcagtattagtcccataatgggatgattgttgatgtgttgaggttgattgtttgatatagtaattgtatttgtGACGgccgtgattgtgattgtgattgattgatctctggttctcgagatgcgttctcggctgagtggagtcacttgcgggagtggcttcacgccctagtttcgcccttcgtggaacccgccacggaaggggatgtgcacattaatggacagggttatcgctcaatatgaggagcggggatttggtgggtacggctgcggttccccactggcagggctggtccagtggacagtcggtgattgagattgatgggactggtgtgattgtgtgcgtgtgacggtgtaagctgtctgtttatcgtattgttgatatatataagttgtgtgattagtactgaccccggttgttgttttgtaaaacttgcggtgatccattcggggatggtgagcagtaattgagcaggtttgagttgagtactgggatagctgggatgtgccaccgtcttgacgatagaagtcttccgctgtagctttactagttttataatatttcagttaactcagtagacagttggtttgagaacatgtatcgtattttggtatttggtttcagttgtaacctttcactaaacttatattatttaaagttttttcgttattgtcttatgaatatcatgcctcgggtaaccgagatggtagtatccttatacctgagtggtcctggtaaggcacttggagtatgagggtgttacagtttTAATCTCCcctcctcctttttctccttaCCCTTCCAACCTTGGTTACACCAAAACTGTACTTCCCATAACAAGACCTGGATTACTCTCTTCTCCTTCCTTGCTTGACGACTTTGGCTCCGCCGCAACGATTTTGTCCACTCTGGTACCAACACCCCTACCGACCACCATTGGATCTCTGCCTCCTTGTCCTTAGCCTGCCAGTGGTGCTCTGCCAAGAGCCGTTGCAACCCCCCTACCCTTTGCGACACTTTGTCCCACCATCTCACCTCCTCCACTGTCACTAACCTCTACCCAAATCGTTGGGCCCCTCCCCCGTGTAATTGGTCTAAGATCAATGTCGACGCGGCCTTTCACCCCTCCTCCTCCCTTGCTAGTCTTGCTTGTGTCTCCCGCTCCCATCTTGGTATTTGGATTCGTGGTTGGTCCTCTAGAGTCCTTGCCCCTAACCCCTTTATTTCGGAACTCCTTGCTATTAGGGTAGGTCTCCTTTTTGCGGCTAGTACCCCTGGTAGTGTCATCATAAGCTCTGATTGTGCTCTTGCTGTGAATGCCATTGTGGGAAACTCTCCCGCTTGTGGCCCTTTTGCTAACATTGTTTTGGAGTGTAGGGTACGATTACAAGCTTATCCTTCCGTGAAGATTATTTTTGAGAAGCGGTCTACCAATCGTGTCGCCGACGCCATCTCCAAGTACTCCATCTAGGACTCCACCAATGATGGCCGCTTTAATTGGGACCATGTACCGTCTTTTGTACTTGCTTTGTACTCGTCGGATTTAGTTTATGCTTGTAATACTTTGTcacttccccccccccccccaccaccACCGAGCTCTGTAAACTTTGCTACTTTGTGGCTCATTTTATCTATTTGTTCTctctttccaaaaaaaaaaagtttccacttttactctttttcatgttgtttccaaccaaagatttctccttttatgTTCTCTACATGTTATCCATTGTGAATGttcattgtttgtgattagtttTAATTGTCGAGTCTTAATTGTCATTAGTGTTTTAATTACTGGTTGTCTAATAGTTAAAAATCGAGTCTTTAGCTTAAGGTCCTTCTCTTGGGTTAGACCCTTACTTCCGCTTTACTATTGTCTTATTTAAAAGTTAGTAGAGTTAGGTTTacaaattgttaatttggtagggtAATTAGTACATTAAGGACACCTAGTTATTTTCCTATCATTCTGCCTCGACTTACCATTGTGCTAAATTAAGTATAAATGTGTTTGGTAGGCTACAAAACGAGTCTATAAGTACCATGTAGAAAAACCTTCTTTTGTTTActtttgtaacagtttgtttacATGATAACACGTATCTTTCGTTCACAATCATTCAATTTATTGCAAAATGGTATTGTTCAAACCCCAAGCTGGTAAGATTTCCTTACATCAGTTTTGAGTTATCTCTTCTACTTTGCCATTAACCAATTGTGTTAGCTAGGATAGCAGCTCTTCTAGTTTGCAATGACATCGCCACTTTTCTCCGGGTTTGATATGCTCTTATTTACCTCGCTCTGTTCATTGACAGTTGATGTTGTGCTGATTTCAATCGAGCCTAATTCTTTGTTGGCGCTTGTTGCGGGAACTAACAAACTCATCTTCTTCATCTCCTTTCCTTTTCCCCATACAACACCGTACAGTCCGAGAACAATCAGAAATCCACCTAGCACACTAGTATTATTGTAGAAGAAGTCATTCTCTTGCGTAAAACATTTGGTAATTTGACATGGTTTTCAACATTATGCAAGTACGTGGCATACCTTCCAATGTATAATTTCTCATTAAGTACTAGAGATCCTGCCAATGCGACTATGACAACCATTAAAGGGTTAAATACCGACACAAATAAAGGCCCCCTCAATCGAATGCACCATGCTATTAAGGCAACCATCATCCCGGAAGCAACGATTCCCTGAAACAACATAATATCTCGTTAGTTTTGCATGTTAACTGTTAAGTGACTCCAATTCACATGTTAGTCAGACTCGGCATTTAAAATGTGGGACACGAGAGGGAGCCATGAATGTTAGACATGGCCACGTTTTGCAAGTTTTCATACTCGATTTGCCAAAGGGTCACATTATGCCAAAACATGAATAGTTAAAATAGCGTAAATGACTTTCAGGTGTTAGGGTTTAATTTAACAACATTCACGAAGAACCTCGACATTGTTGGAGATTAAAATGCACAATAATGATCTGGATGAAAATGAGGCGAAGATCATACGTACTTACCTTCAGAGCCAATTTGGAATTGTTGATGCAGAGCACTTAACAGTTAACAATAATTGAAGCAAAAAATAGTAAAGGATTGAGGTAATACCGTAAAAGCAACAGCAAGAAGGCGAATGTTCCACCCCAACTTCCACTGACGCCAGTCTCGTTCTACAGTCACAGCAAATACAAGAGATTGTATAGTTCCCATTGTACACATCAAGGCCGTGCTCGAATAGTAACACGGGTATCTTTGAGACATCTTTGCCTGTCCCATATGCAACATTACTTAAAAAATAGAACTCATGGAATAACGCAAAAAGGATTCACTGCTATCGGACTTTCTTAACTTAATGACTGATATTACCTGGACTATTAACCAGGCAGCATAAGAAACACAGCCAGCTATAGCCACCAATGACCCAATAAGGCTATTATGACCATTATGAGCCGCTACAGGGCTTGCTGGTTTGAGTAGGTGACTGTTTACAGACCACAATTTAATTTCGATTCCTTTATAGAATGTAAGGACCATTGCACCCGATATCCCAAGAAATGTTCCAAATATTTTTGCTTTTCCTGCCAATGTTTTTATTGACAACTTCTCCAACCTGTAAAAAAAAATGTCAAGCACTCAAACACCAACATTCAACATTGGCCATGGCAGTAGAACAACATTTAGGTAATAGCATGGCGAAAccacatactccctccgtcccggtcatttgttgtccttttccatttttggatgtcttagtcatttgttgtcctttctattttaagattgaagttgatgagtaatttgatcattcacactcaatttattccacttgtcatttagtcattggccccctcccctttccttggtctttgtgccaaaaccaaaggacaacaaatgaccgggacggagggagtatttgctTAAAACTTATTCACAACttatttttctttgtttatttcAAAAGCATTGGGAATTCAGCTATCACTAACGAGGTTTACGAATACATTGAACATTTCGATTTGTGAAAATGGATTGCTAAAATAAGAAAATTAGCTTTGACAAGGTTGAGTAGTCCAAAAGAGATGAGAAAGTCATGATACCCGAAAGTAAGGCCCAAGATGAAGGTGACTGCAGGAACCAGATTAGCCAAGGCAGAACTAAAAGTTGCTGAGGTTAACACAATGCTTTCCAAGTATAAATTTTGGGCTAATGATCCTCTGCATTCCAATCATAGACATTATTACcatataattaattaactagtaCTCATAAGAATTTGAGTAATAAATAAATCGAACAATAATTGTTCAACTATTTTACAATCATCAAGATGTATTATTTGTAGTAAACTAAACAATAACTATTCAACTATTTTACAATCATCAAGATGTATTATTTGTAGTAAACTACACTTGTCAAGTACAGTTTCTTAATTGGTAGTATGTCAGACAGATACAAATCAAACAATTGAAATGAATACATACATATACGCTATTAATATTCATGTTAAAGTGATTAACAAGTTTTCATAAGACAGTACAGTGGAGACATTAACATATTAAGTGATTAACAAGATAGAAGAATCAGTATAATATTGATGTAACAACGCGACTAACCCTAGTAGCCCACAGAGGAATGCTTGGCCAAGAATTGTCCATGTTAATTTCGGTCGACTCCCCCTGAAACCATAAAcatgttggtgatttaagagtaattaccggtttCATTTTGCGTAATTAAGGTTGGTtcgttagtgggtaatttctgaaTAATAAATTGCAAGTTCGGGAAAATACGGAGAGTATacttgcataattatttacggAATTACGGTTTAGCATTCGGACGAATGACTATGACGGGGGTCTCAGCGAGTCTGGGTCCAGGGGCGAAATGCCCTGGTTTAGGGGTTCGGGGACGCAACGTGGTCCCCGATGGGGGTTCGGGGGCAACGACCCCGAAACTTTGAAATTAATTGAATATCGCGGGAAACGGAACTTAATTCCGTGTCTACACTGAATTAATTTCAGGGGAACCTAATTCAACGTATCCCTGGTTGTGAAGAGTTGCAACTCTTCACAATAACTTCCCCTCCCTTCCCTGTTTTCTCTCTATATAAATAAAgaggaagagaagaagaaaaatatagaAAATTCTTCTGACATTAACAACGTTTAACAAACTGCACACAATATTTCTATATTACGTCTCTGATCTTTGAGTGCCAAAGACAGAGGGGACCGTCTTATCTCAGTAGAAAAATTCGGTACAACCCAGGCACAAGAataagggtcgaattattctattaggaaagcaagAGTCGATTCGGTCCGTATTTGTTTGTCAATCCTTATTCGTGCATACTCAATATCTAACAATCTAATAGAATATTTATTGAATTCTCTCAAGATGACGAATGTCAAGGAATGACAATGAAGGAAATATTCTTAAGAGTATTTTTGTTATTATGATCGTAATGGTACACGAGATATCAACAGAAGTTGATTGCGGTCAGAATTGTTTCCAATTATCTTACTTGATGATATTACATAAACTTTAATGTCTTGTATGTTATTTACTGAAATCATGCGTGTACATGATGTTCTCGGTGCGGACTGCGGAGCAATGTGATGATTGGGCCATGATAATTGATAATTTCATCGCTGAAACTTTTCCCATTATATATACATGAAGAATTACAAGTTCGTGAAATTAGACATTTGgggatgatgatgttgattaGATTGGTATATGAGAAGTTGGGTATCGAATTCATGACGATAAGGATATCTTATATTCTCGCATCTAAAACGTCACGGCCCATAAGATATGTTTACGTATTTTATTATCATGTTTCATGTGATGTTTTATAGTCATACGGATTAAAGTGAGATTAATCATTAGTATGGATTTTGTCCAATGTCCATTGCATTTTGTGCTTAGGTTTTAATTGGTTACAGGCCAACTTACAGGAGCATTGAATTAAGTTGCATGGAACAATGTGTTACTTTGATTGTCATAAACATTTTTGCCTCGATGCATATTTATAATTATTGCATCGCATCATCGTTAATGTGCTTGGCTTCAGATGACCTGTTTGATAGTAAATTATAAGTAACCGTGTGAATCTTCTGTGTCACATGCAGAAAGCATCTTTAGATATTGTTTTCGTGATTTCTTGTTCATGTTTGGCAATAAGTTGGTCATGGCCTGATTGTGTCGGGGTTAGTTGGTTATTATTGCTATATGATAACCTCTCTGACTAACATGATGTATTAATGATTAATTGTTAGGTGATGGTGTTTATCCATTATTTCAGTATGACAATACTTGATTCATTGTTTAAATGAtcattactttcatttgttctaAATGGTCATGCATGATATTCATACATGATATCATATCAAATGTCTACTATGAATTTGCATGAAGTATTGTCATTATGTTGCACTGGTGTCAATTATTTACTTTGATTTTGATTATACATGTATGTGGAGTAAAATTGGTTCTACTTGCACACATTTTGTTATCATGATATAGGGTAATAAAATGGTTGTTTAATATAATCAATGGATATTTGATCGGttatttgataatattgttaGTGTGCTAACTGTTTTGTTATGATTGTATAATATGTTAGTGTCTTATGTAAAGTATTTAAAGTATGGTGATGTACTTGATTTGACCATATAATCTCAGGAATTATGGTTTGTGATAACAATGGTGAGAGTATTGTATGTACAACTTTTGACGTGTCCGGTAATGGAGCAATCTTTTGTTATAGGATGAATGACAagttaatctttggtaaacaaaagatgaattaattacctTGTAAAAGGTGATTTTATCATCGTGTTCTTCTATGAAGGATATGGTAGAGGTAATATGATCCTTAGTACTAGGATCAAGGGTGAGAGTATGATTATTATTCTCCAGTTAATATTCCTAAGGGTTGAGAATGACTGATTCTAACAGTAAAAGTGAATTGAAGTCATGACTCGGGTTTTCACACGGGCTTAATTATTGCGGTTTGACAAGTTGAGTAAGTATACTATTATAGCTAGTACTCATCTTTGGCAAAGAATTAAGCAAGTGTGACAATGTATAAAGTAAACTATGAATTATGGTTTGTCTTATGTCATTTTCCTTCGGTTTTAGAGGGATAGTATTTTGCAAATTGAAGTACCAAATGTAGAAGGTGATTTTCTACTAGTGGTAGTGTATTTTACTTGGGAAAGTACCATGAGTATATGGATTTCCAAGAAGTAAATTTGCATTATAAGTTTGACATTGGAGTTAGTATGCGTAGTGTTAGCATAGCCGGTTAAGGCTAAGTAGCTAAGGAAATTAATTAATCTACGGTATTACTTAAAAGTATTAGACCAATTTCATCCTTGAATTTTGATAGTGAATATCGGTGCACCAGGGTGTTTGCTATAACACGGTTTATGGACTATCATAAATGGGGAtgattttggttgtcttttgtgagatctcagtttTAGTTGATCACTTTGCATGAAGGGTCAATTATGGACTTGGTTATTAAGTCGGTTGACGGGATGGGTTTAAAACTCGTATAAGATCCTTGGcgataggatacccaattcccctctaatacaacgttagaggctgaattcaatgtggaaggcctattgttaagagattgaagcacacaataatttatatcccgaggtgtgtgcttagacttgcatgttgtaaggttgatcttttgaaaaagtgtgtttgcaAGGACACGATGAAAAGAATCAACCTATATGAACATGAAGTACAGCCGCTTCAAGGGAGTATGGGTTTGACTCCCGATATGTTCATGAATAGATAAGGGACACTAGGCTTGTAATTAAGTGTCGGTTAATGTAATTTTAGAAGTAAAATAGTTTATGTGTgagttatcttcatgtattcaaaatgTGTAGGAGGGTTCAATGCTTAGTCACACCCCGATactcgaatatttggaatgtgtaatttCACTAAGTGAAAATTCAATCTTCGTGACATTTTCATTTATGCATAAATTGGTATGTTTGTTAGCTTATTTAAATCTTGAATTACGCTTAAATGGGGGAGgattgttggtgatttaagagtaattaccggtttCATTTTGCGTAATTAAGGTTGGTtcgttagtgggtaatttctgaaTAATAAATTGCAAGTTCGGGAAAATACGGAGAGTATacttgcataattatttacggAATTACGGTTTAGCATTCGGACGAATGACTATGACGGGGGTCTCAGCGAGTCTGGGTCCAGGGGCGAAATGCCCTGGTTTAGGGGTTCGGGGACGCAACGTGGTCCCCGATGGGGGTTCGGGGGCAACGACCCCGAAACTTTGAAATTAATTGAATATCGCGGGAAACGGAACTTAATTCCGTGTCTACACTGAATTAATTTCAGGGGAACCTAATTCAACGTATCCCTGGTTGTGAAGAGTTGCAACTCTTCACAATAACTTCCCCTCCCTTCCCTGTTTTCTCTCTATATAAATAAAgaggaagagaagaagaaaaatatagaAAATTCTTCTGACATTAACAACGTTTAACAAACTGCACACAATATTTCTATATTACGTCTCTGATCTTTGAGTGCCAAAGACAGAGGGGACCGTCTTATCTCAGTAGAAAAATTCGGTACAACCCAGGCACAAGAataagggtcgaattattctattaggaaagcaagAGTCGATTCGGTCCGTATTTGTTTGTCAATCCTTATTCGTGCATACTCAATATCTAACAAAACATATGTTACTCTATCAATTATGTCATCAACTATACAAATTACAATATAAATAACAAGAGAGCAAaggataattagcatacaattattCTGTAGAAATTATCGATTTATCGTAGGATATAAAATTCAATAGTATATACGGTCAGACAGTGAGTTATGCTATTAATGTTGGCAGTGATGCCTAGCAAAAAGCCAAACCCATTTTTGGTCTACTCTTTCTCCCACATCGTTGGGGAGAGTTGGTTTCCTTGTGTTTATTATACTCCTTGTTCCACTTGCGTTTACTAGTCTAGACCAAGTGGATTTTATTATGAGACTTGAGTTTACGGGATTGGATCCAAACACACTTGCGTGCGCTAACACGTGCAATTGGATATTCAAATTGATGGCACCTTACATCTCTAGAATTCACTACAACTACCTCGTTCCAATGCTTGTCCCGATATAGTTTTCAAGTCAGTGGCTACCATAGCACGGCACTGCTTTCTCCTCCTGTTGCGATAAGTTTTTGCTTCTTTCATCCAAGTGGATTTACTAGTGTAGACCAAGTGGATTTTCTTATGAGACTTGAGTTTACGGGATTGGATCCAAACACACTTGCGTGCGCTAACACGTGCAATTGGATATTCAAATTGATGGCACCTTACATCTCTAGAATTCACTACAACTACCTCGTTCCAATGCTTGTCCCGATATAGTTTTCAAGTCAGTGGCTACCATAGCACGGCACTGCTTTCTCCTCCTGTTGCGATAAGTTTTTGCTTCTTTCATCCAAGTGGATTTACTAGTGTAGACCAAGTGGATTTTCTGATTTTCTTATGAGACTTGAGTTTACGGGATTGGATCCAAACACACTTGCGTGCGCCAACACGTGCAATTGGATATTCAAATTGATGGCACCTTACATCTCCAGAATTCAGTACAACTAACTCGTTCCAATGCTTTTCACTCATGAGTGGTTGTGTACGGGGTGTCGCAATGTTAACCTTGTGGAAATATCGGCGTGAGACGATTATTACTTTGGTCGTCCCGATATAGTTTTCAAGTCA from Silene latifolia isolate original U9 population chromosome 3, ASM4854445v1, whole genome shotgun sequence harbors:
- the LOC141647744 gene encoding WAT1-related protein At1g25270-like, giving the protein MKCNNRKIWSWVKELKPVIMMVIVQIAFAGVNVLYKLAADDGMNLRILVAYRFLFATAFIFPLAFFLERGSRPKLTWTILGQAFLCGLLGGSLAQNLYLESIVLTSATFSSALANLVPAVTFILGLTFGLEKLSIKTLAGKAKIFGTFLGISGAMVLTFYKGIEIKLWSVNSHLLKPASPVAAHNGHNSLIGSLVAIAGCVSYAAWLIVQAKMSQRYPCYYSSTALMCTMGTIQSLVFAVTVERDWRQWKLGWNIRLLAVAFTGIVASGMMVALIAWCIRLRGPLFVSVFNPLMVVIVALAGSLVLNEKLYIGSVLGGFLIVLGLYGVVWGKGKEMKKMSLLVPATSANKELGSIEISTTSTVNEQSEVNKSISNPEKSGDVIAN